The following coding sequences are from one Bacteroidales bacterium WCE2008 window:
- a CDS encoding Glycosyltransferase involved in cell wall bisynthesis gives MDFKKDISVIVPLLNEKESLPELTSWIERVMKEHGWSYEIIMVDDGSRDGSWDTIMELAASNPDIHGISFRRNYGKSAALFCGFKEASGRVVVTMDADLQDSPDEIPEMYRMVVEDGYDVVSGWKQHRQDNKLTKNLPSKLYNATARRITGIKLHDMNCGIKAYRNEVVKNIEVYGEMHRYIPYLAKNAGFDKITEKPVHHQKRKYGKSKFGLERFVNGFLDLLSLWFLSAFGKRPMHFFGFTGILMFLIGGIMAIWIIVEKLIRQAHGLNFRAVTDQPLFYLALVAVLLGAMFFLAGFLGEMIARSSSERNSYNIRSQF, from the coding sequence TTACCTCGTGGATTGAGCGGGTGATGAAAGAGCATGGCTGGAGTTACGAGATCATAATGGTCGATGACGGCAGCCGTGACGGTTCGTGGGATACTATCATGGAACTCGCCGCCTCCAATCCGGATATCCATGGCATCTCTTTCCGCAGGAATTACGGCAAGTCGGCCGCACTTTTCTGCGGCTTCAAGGAGGCCTCCGGAAGGGTTGTCGTCACTATGGACGCCGACCTTCAGGATTCTCCTGACGAGATTCCGGAGATGTACCGGATGGTAGTTGAAGACGGATATGACGTGGTTTCAGGCTGGAAGCAGCATCGTCAGGACAACAAGCTTACGAAGAACCTTCCTTCCAAGCTGTACAATGCGACTGCGAGGCGTATCACCGGCATCAAGCTTCATGACATGAATTGCGGTATCAAGGCCTACCGCAACGAGGTCGTCAAGAATATAGAGGTATATGGCGAGATGCATAGGTATATTCCTTACCTTGCCAAGAATGCCGGGTTCGACAAGATTACAGAGAAGCCGGTGCATCATCAGAAGCGCAAATACGGAAAGAGCAAGTTCGGTCTGGAGCGCTTCGTCAACGGGTTCCTGGATCTTCTTAGCCTGTGGTTCCTGAGCGCTTTCGGCAAGAGGCCGATGCACTTCTTCGGTTTTACCGGAATACTGATGTTCCTGATAGGCGGTATCATGGCCATCTGGATCATCGTGGAGAAGCTGATCCGTCAGGCCCACGGACTGAACTTCCGTGCTGTTACCGACCAGCCGCTGTTTTACCTCGCCCTCGTCGCCGTCCTTCTGGGAGCGATGTTCTTCCTGGCAGGTTTCCTCGGCGAGATGATTGCCCGCAGTTCCTCAGAACGCAACAGCTACAATATCCGCAGTCAGTTCTGA